Within Oscillatoria salina IIICB1, the genomic segment GCAAGTGGACAGTTGCTCAGAAATTCCGCGCGAGCGCGAGGATCGTTAATTTCTGCTGCTAATCGTTGATAAATCCAATATAGGAAAAATACCTCTTTTGCCACCTGGTTGGTAATCGCAAAAGCACTCGGACCAATGTAGAAAGCTAATTGATAAGCAACTTTTTCGACAGTTTCTTCAGACAAAGGAACAGGAGGTTGCACTTTGGGACGGCGACTGAATACTTTAACAGTAAATGTATTTTCGCTCAAATTAGTAATTAACTCCTGTTCAACATTGATACAACCTTCAGCGACAATAAACATTGTTGACGAAGGTAGATTAGCGCAACTAAGTTGTTCCCCAGCATCAAACAGGAAAGATTGGCAATTGCCAACTAAAATTTCTCGGTTTTCCTGACTTAACTCACGAAAGAATTCCACAGAACTAATCAAATTCAGATGCTTTTCTGAAGAACCAGGAATGTATTCCGGAAACCAGCCTTGACGATGCAAAGCATACCAAACTCGCTGCAAAATTTCTGCATCAGTATAATTATTTGCATCAGAGTAATTAAGCGGATAATAGAGAACTTTATAGTGAGCCAAAACTTCTTCCGCAAATTCATACTCGCCGAGTTTAACTCGAAGCGGTTTGTCGAGATTAACATTAGCAGAAGGCTGATTTAGTAAAGCTCGATCCACAGTATTAATAACATCTTGAGGAGGGACGCGAGCAGAAACTATAAACTCAACACAGCGTCGCACCTGTCCTCCTGGAGGGATAACTTTAACTAGCTCTTGCGCCATTGAACCATTAGGAATATGAACCAGCATACCCTCACAAGTACGAATTGTCGTCGCGCGCCA encodes:
- a CDS encoding mechanosensitive ion channel domain-containing protein, which codes for MNAYNLILLALTGLLLFVYSFLQHNQDLVSAAVLDYLLVILLLCGSIAVVNVISFLVVEVWFPRKQGKQPSALLKLVISLILYGVCAIAILLLLGKNIATIFTTSAVLSAVLGFALQSTLGNFFEGVALRIDQPFQVGDRIILEDAEGWVESITWRATTIRTCEGMLVHIPNGSMAQELVKVIPPGGQVRRCVEFIVSARVPPQDVINTVDRALLNQPSANVNLDKPLRVKLGEYEFAEEVLAHYKVLYYPLNYSDANNYTDAEILQRVWYALHRQGWFPEYIPGSSEKHLNLISSVEFFRELSQENREILVGNCQSFLFDAGEQLSCANLPSSTMFIVAEGCINVEQELITNLSENTFTVKVFSRRPKVQPPVPLSEETVEKVAYQLAFYIGPSAFAITNQVAKEVFFLYWIYQRLAAEINDPRARAEFLSNCPLAPIEQLQRGDFFGEMCLFLGADFPDVKMTAAVATELLAIDRQAIALVLSEDESFLALLSHRLAKHQQDYLTETMQMPHSNPLSANNFAQQITTFARDYLNKSSNFNLDKKPNSGAD